A stretch of Corynebacterium timonense DNA encodes these proteins:
- the bioB gene encoding biotin synthase BioB: MSAPILDIARTKVLEGGEGLSEAELLEVLTIPDEHLQDLLDLAHQVRIRHCGVEVSLEGIISLKTGGCPEDCHFCSQSGLFESPVRSVTLNIAELVEAAKQSEKMGASEFCIVAAVKGPTQNLLDQVREAITAITAEVDISISASLGILTREQAAQLRAMGVSRYNHNFETARSFFPNVVTTHTWQDRKNTLEFVRAEGMETCCGGIIGLGETLEQRAEFATQLAAVEPHEVPMNFLDPRPGTPFADRPLVPQGEALRAVAAFRLAMPTAQLRFAGGTELALGDDGTEAGLLGGANAIIGGNYLTTLGRPIERDRALVDKIAPRRNLGITPIEETIKAL; this comes from the coding sequence ATGTCTGCACCTATCCTCGACATCGCCCGCACCAAAGTCCTCGAGGGCGGCGAAGGCCTCTCGGAGGCTGAGCTGCTGGAGGTCCTCACCATCCCCGACGAGCACCTGCAGGACCTGCTCGACCTCGCGCACCAGGTCCGCATCCGCCACTGCGGCGTGGAGGTGAGCCTGGAGGGAATCATCTCGCTCAAGACCGGCGGCTGCCCCGAGGACTGCCACTTCTGCTCCCAGTCCGGCCTGTTCGAGTCGCCCGTGCGCTCGGTGACGCTGAACATCGCCGAGCTGGTCGAGGCCGCGAAGCAGTCCGAAAAGATGGGCGCCAGCGAGTTCTGCATCGTCGCCGCCGTGAAAGGCCCCACCCAGAACCTCCTGGACCAGGTGCGCGAGGCCATCACCGCGATCACCGCCGAGGTCGATATCTCCATCTCGGCCTCCTTGGGCATCCTCACCCGCGAGCAGGCGGCCCAGCTGCGCGCGATGGGCGTGAGTCGCTACAACCACAACTTTGAAACGGCCCGGTCCTTCTTCCCCAACGTGGTCACCACCCACACGTGGCAGGACCGCAAGAACACCCTTGAGTTCGTTCGCGCCGAGGGCATGGAGACCTGCTGCGGCGGCATCATCGGCCTCGGCGAGACCCTGGAGCAGCGCGCGGAGTTTGCCACGCAGCTTGCCGCGGTGGAGCCGCACGAGGTGCCCATGAACTTCCTCGACCCGCGCCCGGGCACCCCGTTCGCCGATCGCCCGCTCGTCCCGCAGGGCGAGGCGCTGCGCGCGGTCGCCGCGTTCCGCCTGGCCATGCCCACTGCGCAGCTGCGGTTCGCGGGCGGCACGGAGCTCGCGCTTGGCGACGACGGAACCGAAGCCGGCCTCCTCGGCGGCGCTAACGCCATCATCGGCGGCAACTACCTGACCACCCTGGGCCGCCCGATCGAGCGTGACCGCGCCCTGGTGGACAAGATCGCCCCGCGCCGCAACCTGGGGATCACCCCCATCGAAGAGACGATCAAGGCCCTCTAA
- a CDS encoding SpaH/EbpB family LPXTG-anchored major pilin has protein sequence MRFIATSRTVAACAAAGIALSTAAATAPVVFAQDTNPAPTVSAANIDPARLGSITINKRLNPEQILPGLGVEQPNASGSPAAGVTFTATKINRNITTPEGFAQLAAMTPAEAAQNLDVTVTRTGDTGADGQVRFDDLPVGAYLVQESINGPVTAGGQTLQPGQIVSGPAFIVFVPFTQRGEAGGTSWNYDPVVYPKNSSLTTEKSVVDAADGKGDNVGDEVNYQIRSTVPAVPAGQTLGEYHIHDRYDTTELGNVTVGSVTIQGRDDALVEGIHYTVEDTVLPDGRAQKTVAFTEAGRALLAANSGATVVVNLTAALLALGDNGDGEIVNETQTTGFTREGDATHEFETPKDEVVTYLARVQVIKHAEGDKSRRLQGAEFQLYQADACTTEGLATETPLTVGGNNTWVTNAEGEFIIDGLHVTDFANNADAKLPNFCLVETKAPAGFQLLTQPIAVELLHTETHAAGQTVPLKTIEVANVQTGTPTLPATGGAGVALLLLLGAGIVGGGVYAARRNSAEA, from the coding sequence ATGCGTTTCATCGCAACGTCCCGCACCGTCGCCGCCTGCGCGGCCGCCGGCATCGCTCTGTCCACCGCCGCTGCCACCGCCCCGGTCGTTTTCGCGCAGGACACCAACCCAGCGCCGACCGTGTCGGCCGCCAACATCGATCCCGCCCGCCTCGGCTCGATCACCATCAACAAGCGCCTGAACCCCGAGCAGATCCTTCCCGGCCTCGGAGTCGAGCAGCCTAATGCGTCGGGCAGCCCGGCGGCGGGCGTGACCTTCACCGCGACCAAGATCAACCGCAACATCACCACTCCGGAGGGGTTCGCTCAGCTCGCCGCCATGACCCCGGCAGAAGCTGCACAAAACCTGGACGTGACGGTAACTCGCACCGGCGACACCGGCGCTGACGGCCAGGTGCGGTTCGATGACCTGCCGGTTGGCGCCTACCTGGTTCAGGAATCGATCAACGGCCCCGTCACGGCAGGCGGCCAGACTCTGCAGCCCGGCCAGATCGTGTCCGGCCCCGCCTTCATTGTCTTCGTTCCCTTCACTCAACGGGGCGAGGCTGGTGGTACCTCGTGGAACTACGACCCCGTCGTCTACCCCAAGAACTCCTCGCTGACGACCGAAAAGAGCGTCGTCGATGCAGCCGACGGTAAGGGCGACAACGTCGGAGATGAGGTCAACTACCAGATCCGTTCGACCGTCCCGGCGGTGCCCGCTGGCCAGACGCTCGGTGAGTACCACATCCACGACCGTTACGATACGACGGAGCTCGGTAATGTCACGGTGGGTTCGGTGACTATCCAGGGCCGCGATGATGCGCTTGTCGAGGGGATTCACTACACAGTCGAAGATACTGTCCTCCCGGACGGCCGGGCGCAGAAGACGGTCGCGTTCACTGAGGCCGGCCGGGCGCTGCTAGCGGCGAACTCGGGTGCCACTGTCGTCGTGAACCTCACCGCGGCGCTCTTGGCGCTCGGTGATAACGGCGACGGTGAGATCGTCAACGAGACGCAGACCACCGGGTTCACCCGGGAGGGTGACGCCACGCACGAGTTTGAGACCCCCAAGGATGAGGTGGTCACCTACCTGGCCAGGGTGCAGGTGATCAAGCACGCAGAGGGTGACAAATCGCGCAGGCTGCAAGGCGCTGAATTCCAGCTGTACCAGGCTGATGCCTGCACCACGGAGGGCCTTGCTACCGAGACGCCGCTCACGGTGGGTGGCAACAACACGTGGGTCACGAACGCGGAGGGCGAGTTCATCATTGACGGTTTGCACGTCACCGACTTCGCCAACAACGCTGACGCGAAGCTGCCGAACTTCTGCCTGGTGGAGACCAAAGCCCCGGCCGGCTTCCAGTTGCTGACCCAGCCGATCGCCGTGGAGTTGCTGCACACCGAGACCCACGCGGCGGGGCAGACCGTTCCCCTGAAGACCATTGAGGTTGCTAACGTCCAGACCGGTACCCCGACACTTCCGGCCACCGGTGGCGCGGGTGTTGCTCTGCTTCTGCTCCTCGGCGCTGGCATCGTCGGTGGCGGTGTGTATGCCGCTCGCCGAAACTCCGCTGAGGCCTAA
- a CDS encoding DUF6923 family protein — protein MKLTVGVDYKDSTKRRVLGTAKNRVAFTALDAQPGKALVVTGITVSSPLPANFDGTWKVVRNGDSSGDGVRECRTCFDGGQTLTIDLMAPAGGGAALALRDGDKVEVSFTDDSAEGASRYSYDVYGHYVDAAETPAPAEERAEPSRSAEDPAANAAEAEVADAAAVADEMLAALIRSGLPVSLIPQGTQLTQFAATPTYTSPWANNPGPMASSTHTLTTGRSGNREWTENFALGGNNGADIRGISYRFPAGQNKGIIPTNDDYFRVVIDGILDTNDATRSVAVSYSGTRAGYQYLVNVANLGPVWVEVTVNLTGGRQQSPYGINVSFFNTNDNPIEIPVPAHTPARLQFRWQNSGGGAPTANAAQASLTVDGTAHSAPIPDGGPDPAFGQRCSPSGGGTVWVGVSAHQDQGNTFNTRNTTQLYRQTYGSTRYETVGPVTNWVYNALAYNPLDGYLYAISQGRIQTPRSTPGQGNTYDEDPRYPAGHLLRISPVNGAVRDLGFIEGIQQQTPGTWPNDLWGGITSGVIMADGTYIFSNSSDSGTKDRYTLDLSRPSAQWWANRNSAADMRANDYAFFGDGSDGYIYGIRNGTNIIERTRISDGDLTTFSMSGIRDPLGNTMPTGIYGTAWTFPNGNLGFGLNGRQESYQIEIYDSQPNSFKARLIAKAPAPTSQSNDAASNALVVNDTNLSIEKNLIALENGVATWEINVTNNGPCGSSGFNVTDQVPSTYTGVRMEFETDGWVRTQSQVGNTIVALHGPLAVGQKATLRLTARYGASNNACVSNTATVLGNEDDPQPDNNTASDGACEVVVEKNVVDVNGDGVIDGVDSSQPVPGSTDRTIQYEIKVTNRDPNNATTYSLIESPRFSGLVEVQGGIVVFPDGGWANLGKPQNQNSIRFPLVENTRIEKGATHTYRVTLRYSAPPAAADFSTAECQAGTPGRGLFNEAQVTYPGGEVKGRACGPIVRDETVTLLLQKVGNDNRNTPLAGAAFEVRDAEGGVVAVMDTPDAANTGFYSASGLRKGTQYYLVETRSPLGYSLLPQPIAFTITTGENGNARVDVAQSLHAIGLVTDPDHEGASPSSAYITIADFRQGDMPKTGGNGYLPWALLSALLVLIGAATARRKES, from the coding sequence GTGAAGCTCACCGTCGGCGTCGATTACAAAGACTCGACCAAGCGGCGGGTGCTCGGTACTGCCAAGAATCGCGTCGCCTTCACCGCGCTCGATGCTCAGCCTGGAAAGGCGCTCGTGGTCACCGGCATCACGGTCTCGTCCCCGCTCCCCGCTAACTTTGACGGAACATGGAAAGTAGTGCGTAATGGCGACTCGTCCGGCGACGGAGTCCGCGAGTGCCGTACCTGCTTTGACGGCGGCCAGACCCTGACCATTGACCTCATGGCCCCCGCCGGCGGTGGCGCAGCGCTAGCGCTGCGGGACGGCGACAAGGTGGAGGTCAGCTTCACAGACGACAGCGCTGAAGGCGCCTCCCGCTACAGCTACGACGTATACGGCCACTACGTGGATGCAGCTGAGACCCCCGCTCCCGCTGAAGAACGAGCAGAGCCTTCGCGCTCGGCGGAGGATCCCGCGGCCAACGCCGCAGAGGCGGAGGTGGCTGATGCTGCGGCAGTTGCGGACGAGATGCTGGCCGCCCTGATCCGCTCCGGTCTGCCTGTGTCGTTGATTCCGCAGGGTACTCAGTTGACGCAATTCGCAGCTACTCCCACGTATACGTCCCCGTGGGCGAACAACCCGGGTCCCATGGCGTCGTCCACGCACACGCTCACGACAGGACGGTCTGGGAACAGGGAATGGACTGAAAATTTCGCGCTGGGCGGAAATAACGGGGCCGATATTCGCGGGATCTCCTACCGCTTCCCTGCGGGACAGAACAAGGGGATTATTCCGACGAACGATGACTATTTCCGGGTGGTGATAGACGGCATTTTGGATACGAACGACGCCACTCGCAGCGTCGCCGTCTCGTACTCCGGGACGCGCGCGGGCTACCAATACCTTGTCAACGTGGCCAACCTGGGCCCAGTGTGGGTTGAGGTGACCGTGAACCTGACCGGCGGCCGACAGCAAAGCCCCTACGGAATCAACGTTTCCTTCTTTAACACCAACGACAACCCGATAGAGATCCCGGTGCCGGCACACACACCGGCGAGGCTCCAATTCAGGTGGCAAAACTCCGGTGGCGGCGCACCGACCGCAAACGCGGCGCAGGCGAGTTTGACGGTCGACGGAACTGCGCACTCCGCGCCGATCCCCGATGGCGGCCCGGATCCAGCTTTTGGGCAGCGGTGCAGCCCGTCGGGCGGCGGCACCGTATGGGTGGGCGTCTCGGCGCACCAGGACCAAGGCAACACATTCAACACGCGAAATACAACCCAGCTGTACCGCCAGACGTACGGCAGCACGCGGTACGAAACCGTCGGCCCGGTAACCAATTGGGTGTACAACGCGTTGGCCTACAACCCGCTCGACGGGTACCTCTACGCCATTAGCCAGGGGCGCATCCAGACCCCTCGCTCTACGCCCGGGCAGGGCAACACCTACGACGAGGACCCGCGCTACCCAGCTGGCCACCTCCTCCGCATCTCCCCGGTGAACGGCGCGGTGAGAGACCTCGGTTTTATTGAAGGTATCCAGCAGCAGACTCCGGGCACCTGGCCCAACGACCTGTGGGGAGGCATTACCTCCGGCGTGATCATGGCGGACGGCACCTACATCTTTTCCAACTCCTCCGACTCAGGCACGAAGGACCGCTACACGCTGGATCTGTCGCGCCCCAGCGCGCAGTGGTGGGCCAATCGCAACAGCGCCGCCGACATGCGCGCGAATGACTATGCCTTTTTCGGCGACGGTTCTGACGGCTACATTTACGGCATCCGCAACGGCACGAACATCATCGAGCGCACGCGGATCTCCGACGGCGACCTGACCACGTTTAGTATGAGCGGGATCAGAGATCCATTGGGCAACACCATGCCGACAGGCATCTACGGCACCGCGTGGACCTTCCCGAACGGAAACCTAGGGTTTGGGTTGAATGGTCGGCAAGAGTCGTACCAGATTGAGATCTACGACTCTCAGCCCAATAGTTTTAAGGCCCGCCTGATTGCGAAGGCACCCGCCCCGACATCGCAGTCGAACGATGCCGCGTCGAACGCACTGGTTGTAAACGATACGAATCTGTCAATTGAAAAGAACCTGATCGCGCTAGAAAACGGCGTGGCTACGTGGGAAATTAACGTAACAAACAACGGCCCATGCGGGTCCTCGGGCTTCAACGTCACGGACCAGGTCCCGTCGACGTATACGGGTGTGCGCATGGAGTTCGAAACTGATGGCTGGGTGAGGACTCAATCCCAGGTGGGCAACACCATCGTTGCGCTCCATGGGCCGCTTGCTGTCGGCCAGAAAGCTACGCTTCGCCTGACGGCACGCTACGGCGCGTCCAATAATGCCTGCGTATCCAACACCGCGACGGTGCTCGGCAACGAGGACGACCCTCAGCCCGATAACAATACGGCGTCTGACGGGGCGTGCGAGGTTGTCGTGGAAAAGAACGTTGTAGACGTCAACGGCGACGGCGTCATCGACGGGGTCGACTCCAGCCAACCCGTGCCGGGGTCCACGGACCGGACCATCCAGTACGAAATCAAGGTGACAAACCGCGACCCGAACAACGCCACGACATACAGTCTCATTGAGTCCCCGCGGTTCTCGGGATTGGTCGAAGTCCAAGGTGGCATTGTTGTCTTCCCGGATGGCGGGTGGGCCAACCTTGGCAAACCGCAGAATCAAAACAGTATCAGGTTCCCGCTCGTCGAAAATACGCGGATTGAGAAGGGTGCGACCCATACGTACCGCGTGACACTGCGCTACTCGGCGCCGCCCGCGGCCGCCGACTTCTCCACGGCAGAATGCCAGGCTGGCACGCCGGGCCGGGGATTGTTCAACGAAGCACAGGTGACCTATCCGGGCGGAGAGGTGAAAGGACGAGCGTGCGGCCCAATTGTGAGGGATGAAACGGTCACGTTGTTGCTCCAAAAGGTCGGCAACGACAACCGCAACACGCCACTGGCGGGGGCCGCCTTTGAGGTCCGCGACGCGGAGGGAGGCGTCGTAGCGGTGATGGACACGCCGGACGCCGCAAACACCGGTTTCTACTCCGCGTCCGGGCTACGCAAGGGGACGCAGTACTACCTTGTGGAGACCCGATCTCCGCTGGGCTACTCGCTCCTGCCGCAGCCCATCGCTTTCACCATTACCACTGGTGAGAACGGCAACGCCAGGGTTGATGTGGCGCAGAGCCTACACGCGATTGGCCTCGTCACCGACCCAGACCACGAGGGTGCATCGCCAAGCAGCGCGTATATCACCATCGCCGATTTTAGGCAGGGCGATATGCCGAAGACCGGTGGGAATGGGTACCTTCCCTGGGCCCTGCTCTCCGCGCTCCTCGTGCTGATAGGTGCCGCGACAGCGCGTCGGAAGGAAAGCTAA